The proteins below come from a single Phocoena sinus isolate mPhoSin1 chromosome 2, mPhoSin1.pri, whole genome shotgun sequence genomic window:
- the LOC116748998 gene encoding golgin subfamily A member 7-like translates to MSLKAVRQPLEGSGGAARPVLAMRPQQTPVSGKVFIQRDDSSGTRCQFQTKFPAELENRIDRQQFEETVGTLNNLYAEAEKLGGQSYLEGCLARLTAYTNFLCMETHYEKVLKKVSKYIQGQNEKIYAPQGLLLTDPIERGLRVIEITIYEDRGMSSGR, encoded by the coding sequence ATGTCCCTGAAGGCGGTGCGACAGCCGCTGGAGGGCAGCGGGGGCGCGGCCCGTCCTGTCCTCGCCATGAGGCCGCAGCAGACGCCAGTGTCCGGGAAGGTTTTTATTCAGCGAGACGACAGCAGTGGCACCCGCTGCCAGTTCCAGACCAAGTTCCCCGCGGAGCTGGAGAACCGGATTGACAGGCAACAATTTGAAGAAACAGTTGGAACTCTAAATAACCTTTATGCTGAAGCAGAGAAGCTCGGGGGCCAGTCCTATCTTGAAGGCTGCCTGGCTCGTCTAACAGCGTACACCAACTTCCTGTGCATGGAAACTCACTACGAGAAGGTTCTGAAGAAAGTCTCCAAATACATTCAAGGGCAGAACGAGAAGATCTATGCTCCCCAAGGCCTCCTCCTGACAGATCCCATCGAGAGAGGACTTCGAGTTATTGAAATCACTATTTATGAAGACAGAGGCATGAGCAGTGGGAGATAA